From a single Streptomyces rubradiris genomic region:
- the ligD gene encoding non-homologous end-joining DNA ligase: protein MSHGAARTVRAGRRTVEIQRPGKVLFPGRDGAPEYTKGDLADYYRSVAPYLLPHLRGRPLMLERRPDGLDGERFMQKNAPGHYPEWITRAEVAKEGGTVTHVVCDDTATLLYLAGQACVTLHRWLARTDRAGGPGHPDRLVFDLDPPGDDFAAVREAAGWLRELLTELDLPAAPMTTGSRGLHLVVPLDGRHDFDDVREFARQVAERAVARHPDRLTTAARRADRGDRLYLDVQRNAYAQTAVAPYSVRARPGAPVAVPLTWEQLDDPGTGARRWTLADALEQARTDPWAGLPGRGRGLGPARRRLADIRS, encoded by the coding sequence ATGAGCCACGGCGCCGCGCGGACGGTCCGCGCGGGCCGGCGCACGGTGGAGATCCAGCGGCCGGGGAAGGTCCTCTTCCCCGGCCGCGACGGCGCCCCCGAGTACACCAAGGGCGACCTCGCCGACTACTACCGGTCCGTCGCGCCGTATCTGCTGCCGCACCTGCGGGGCCGCCCGCTGATGCTGGAGCGCCGGCCGGACGGCCTGGACGGCGAGCGGTTCATGCAGAAGAACGCCCCCGGGCACTACCCGGAGTGGATCACCCGCGCCGAGGTCGCCAAGGAGGGCGGCACGGTCACCCACGTCGTCTGCGACGACACCGCGACCCTGCTGTACCTCGCCGGCCAGGCCTGCGTCACCCTGCACCGCTGGCTCGCCCGCACCGACCGGGCCGGCGGGCCCGGCCACCCCGACCGGCTGGTCTTCGACCTCGATCCCCCGGGGGACGACTTCGCCGCCGTCCGGGAGGCGGCCGGATGGCTGCGGGAGCTGCTGACGGAGCTGGACCTGCCCGCCGCCCCCATGACCACCGGCTCGCGCGGACTGCACCTCGTCGTCCCGCTGGACGGTCGGCACGACTTCGACGACGTACGCGAATTCGCCCGCCAGGTCGCCGAGCGCGCCGTGGCCCGGCACCCGGACCGGCTCACCACCGCCGCCCGCAGGGCGGACCGCGGCGACCGCCTGTACCTCGACGTGCAGCGCAATGCCTACGCGCAGACGGCGGTCGCGCCCTACAGCGTCCGCGCCCGCCCCGGCGCCCCGGTCGCCGTGCCGCTGACCTGGGAACAACTGGACGATCCCGGGACCGGCGCCCGCCGCTGGACGCTCGCCGACGCCCTGGAGCAGGCCCGTACCGACCCGTGGGCCGGGCTGCCGGGCCGCGGGCGCGGCCTGGGCCCGGCCCGGCGCCGTCTCGCGGACATCCGCTCCTGA
- a CDS encoding DNA primase, with protein sequence MNRTALGLAVGAGYLLGRTKKLKAALAVGSLVAGKKLNLGPRALAEQVNRQLLANPQFKEIGDQLRGELRGVGKAATGAVVERQMSSLADRLARRTDQVRDQLAGGRAAGSREEPDEPEEAEEEEDARPKGASRGEARRKETEKKPPERKAPAKGTSERGSAEKKAPERKASGTKAAGKPLSAAGKGVARKTGAAGKAAAKRTAAVGGAARGAVTRHSKGGDDR encoded by the coding sequence ATGAACAGGACGGCGCTGGGTCTCGCCGTAGGGGCCGGATACCTGCTCGGCCGCACGAAGAAGCTGAAGGCGGCGCTCGCGGTCGGCTCGCTCGTGGCCGGCAAGAAGCTCAACCTCGGCCCGCGGGCGCTGGCGGAGCAGGTGAACCGGCAACTGCTGGCCAACCCGCAGTTCAAGGAGATCGGCGACCAGCTCCGCGGCGAGCTGCGGGGCGTCGGCAAGGCGGCCACCGGTGCGGTGGTCGAGCGGCAGATGTCCTCGCTCGCCGACCGGCTGGCCAGGCGCACCGACCAGGTGCGCGACCAGCTGGCGGGCGGGCGGGCCGCCGGCTCCCGCGAGGAGCCTGACGAGCCCGAGGAGGCCGAAGAGGAGGAGGACGCCCGGCCGAAGGGCGCATCCCGGGGGGAGGCACGGCGCAAGGAGACCGAGAAGAAGCCCCCGGAGCGGAAGGCCCCCGCCAAGGGCACCTCCGAGCGGGGGTCCGCCGAGAAGAAGGCTCCCGAACGGAAGGCGTCGGGCACGAAGGCGGCCGGGAAGCCGCTGTCCGCCGCCGGGAAGGGAGTGGCCAGGAAGACCGGCGCGGCCGGGAAGGCGGCGGCGAAGCGCACGGCCGCGGTCGGCGGGGCCGCCCGCGGCGCCGTCACCCGGCACTCGAAGGGCGGCGATGACCGATGA
- a CDS encoding GvpL/GvpF family gas vesicle protein — protein sequence MSTYVYGIAARSHPGLPEGMPGVGEPPRPVRIVTVGELAAVVSDAPDSLRPKRRDLLAHQNVLAEAGAAGCVLPMRFGGVADDDDAVKSVLTERADHYLERLRELDGKVEYNVKASHIQDAVLHRVMAENAEIRGLAEANRKAGGGSYDDKIRLGELVAGAVKAKEGEDAAEVRRLLEPAAAAVSAGPESTGWLLNVSFLLARDGVDEFLAAVDGVRSSHPHLELRVNGPLPPYSFVDPGPAEPAGSTVGADAGAP from the coding sequence GTGAGCACCTACGTCTACGGCATCGCCGCACGCTCGCACCCGGGGCTCCCGGAGGGGATGCCCGGCGTGGGCGAGCCGCCGCGGCCGGTTCGGATCGTCACGGTGGGTGAGCTGGCCGCGGTGGTCAGCGACGCCCCGGACTCCCTGCGGCCCAAGCGCAGGGACCTGCTCGCACACCAGAACGTGCTCGCCGAGGCGGGCGCGGCCGGGTGCGTGCTGCCGATGCGGTTCGGCGGCGTCGCCGATGACGACGACGCCGTGAAGTCGGTGCTGACCGAGCGGGCGGACCACTACCTGGAGCGGCTGCGCGAGCTGGACGGCAAGGTCGAGTACAACGTCAAGGCCAGCCACATCCAGGACGCCGTGCTGCACCGGGTGATGGCCGAGAACGCGGAGATCCGCGGCCTCGCCGAGGCCAACCGCAAGGCGGGCGGCGGAAGTTACGACGACAAGATCCGCCTCGGGGAGCTGGTCGCCGGCGCGGTCAAGGCCAAGGAGGGCGAGGACGCCGCCGAGGTGCGGCGGCTGCTCGAGCCGGCCGCCGCCGCGGTCAGCGCCGGACCGGAGTCCACCGGCTGGCTGCTCAACGTGTCCTTCCTGCTGGCCCGAGACGGCGTCGACGAGTTCCTGGCCGCGGTCGACGGGGTGCGCTCCAGCCACCCCCACCTGGAACTGCGGGTCAACGGCCCGCTACCGCCGTACAGCTTCGTCGACCCCGGCCCGGCCGAACCCGCGGGCAGCACGGTCGGCGCGGACGCCGGAGCCCCGTAG
- a CDS encoding SRPBCC family protein produces MTETLRSTASGLARSEAADRLKEEARAYLMAQAERMLAGAGRKLGETTVRLNDIAEGNSPGFAKLALEGGRKLAEGKGPLRSALELGASRAKDSVLDTVRNLGGGKGKKGGAGRKPTVIMESVDVGVPLRTAYDQWTQYQSFSTFAKGVKSASRSDDTHSDWQAKIFWSSRSWKAQTTEQIPDYRIQWSSEGAKGTTKGVVSFHRLEENLTRVLLVMEYYPTGLFEKTGNIWRAQGRRARLDLKNFARFITLKGEAEDAWRGEIRDGEVVRSHEDAVAEEERDQESGAPPSGDEDEEAGAPANGSREPEEEEEEEPYEAGYEEEDEEPEESEEPEEGEEGAYDEYEEDEADEADEEEEPEDTGRGGGR; encoded by the coding sequence ATGACCGAGACCCTCCGCTCCACGGCCTCCGGCCTCGCCCGCAGCGAGGCCGCCGACCGGCTCAAGGAGGAAGCCCGCGCCTACCTGATGGCGCAGGCCGAGCGGATGCTGGCCGGCGCCGGCCGCAAACTCGGCGAGACCACCGTCCGGCTCAACGACATCGCCGAGGGCAACAGCCCGGGCTTCGCCAAGCTGGCGCTGGAAGGCGGCCGCAAGCTGGCCGAGGGCAAGGGGCCGCTGCGCTCCGCGCTGGAACTGGGCGCCTCCCGCGCCAAGGACAGCGTGCTGGACACGGTCAGAAACCTCGGGGGCGGCAAGGGCAAGAAGGGCGGCGCGGGCCGGAAGCCCACCGTCATCATGGAGTCCGTCGACGTCGGCGTGCCGCTGCGCACGGCGTACGACCAGTGGACGCAGTACCAGAGCTTCAGCACCTTCGCCAAGGGCGTCAAGAGCGCGAGCCGCTCCGACGACACCCACTCCGACTGGCAGGCCAAGATCTTCTGGTCCTCCCGCAGCTGGAAGGCGCAGACCACCGAGCAGATACCCGACTACCGCATCCAGTGGTCCTCGGAGGGCGCCAAGGGCACCACCAAGGGCGTGGTCTCCTTCCACCGGCTGGAGGAGAACCTCACCCGGGTGCTGCTGGTCATGGAGTACTACCCGACCGGCCTGTTCGAGAAGACCGGCAACATCTGGCGCGCCCAGGGCCGCCGGGCCAGGCTGGACCTGAAGAACTTCGCCCGTTTCATCACCCTCAAGGGAGAGGCGGAGGACGCCTGGCGCGGCGAGATCCGCGACGGCGAGGTGGTCCGCAGCCACGAGGACGCCGTGGCCGAGGAGGAGCGGGACCAGGAGTCGGGGGCCCCGCCGTCCGGGGACGAGGACGAGGAGGCCGGGGCCCCCGCGAACGGGTCCCGGGAGCCCGAGGAGGAAGAGGAAGAGGAGCCCTACGAGGCCGGGTACGAGGAGGAGGACGAGGAGCCGGAGGAGTCCGAGGAGCCTGAGGAAGGCGAGGAGGGCGCCTACGACGAGTACGAGGAGGACGAGGCGGACGAGGCGGACGAGGAAGAGGAACCCGAGGACACCGGGCGCGGGGGTGGTCGATGA
- a CDS encoding gas vesicle protein GvpG, with product MGLISELVLLPFAPVRGGAWAIRQVLREAERIYYDPAAIRAELARLEEQLMAGEITEEEFDRREDELLDRLETAMHSGDTTGNGRGR from the coding sequence GTGGGACTGATCTCGGAACTGGTGCTGCTGCCCTTCGCCCCGGTGCGCGGTGGCGCGTGGGCGATCCGGCAGGTGCTCCGTGAGGCGGAACGGATCTACTACGACCCGGCCGCCATACGCGCGGAGCTGGCCCGCCTCGAAGAACAGCTGATGGCGGGCGAGATCACCGAGGAGGAGTTCGACCGGCGCGAGGACGAGCTGCTCGACCGGCTGGAGACCGCCATGCACTCCGGCGACACGACTGGCAACGGGAGGGGACGATGA
- a CDS encoding transketolase, which produces MNTDELAELGQQLRVDSVRASAAAGSGHPTSSMSAADLLAVLLANHLRYDFERPEHPANDRFVLSKGHASPLLYAAYKAAGAIEDGELVTFRKLGSRLEGHPTPRRLPWVETATGSLGQGLPVGVGIALAGKRLDRTGYRVWVLCGDSELAEGSVWEAAEHAGHENLDNLVVIVDVNRLGQRGPTRHGHDLDAYARRFQAFGWHTIEIDGHDIDKIDRAYGEALSTAGQPTAILARTLKGKGVAAVEDREGLHGKPLPEAEEAIAELGGQRDLRVRVSEPQVAAALRSLTTEAVRLPHYEVGEEAATRDAFGKALAALGTARGDIVALDGEVGDSTRTEEFAKEHPDRYFECYIAEQQLVASAVGMATRGWVPYAATFAAFLTRAHDFVRMASISGSGINLVGSHAGVAIGQDGPSQMGLEDLAMFRSVYGSTVLYPCDANQTARLVAAMAGLDGIRYLRTSRGKTPVIYGPDEEFPVGGSKTLRSSDADRLTIVAAGVTVPEALTAADRLAEEGIAVRVVDLYSVKPVDAATLRRAAEETGCLLTVEDHHPEGGIGDAVAEVFGDGRPCPRLVRLAVRTMPGSAAPDEQLHAAGIDSAGIAAAARLLVEEAVVR; this is translated from the coding sequence ATGAACACCGACGAACTCGCCGAACTCGGCCAGCAGTTGCGCGTGGACAGCGTGCGGGCGTCCGCCGCCGCCGGATCGGGGCACCCCACGTCCTCGATGTCCGCCGCCGACCTGCTGGCCGTCCTGCTCGCCAACCACCTCCGCTACGACTTCGAGCGTCCCGAACACCCCGCCAACGACCGCTTCGTGCTCTCCAAGGGACACGCCTCCCCGCTGCTGTACGCCGCGTACAAGGCGGCCGGCGCCATCGAGGACGGCGAACTGGTCACCTTCCGGAAGCTCGGCAGCCGGCTGGAGGGTCACCCGACGCCCCGCAGGCTGCCCTGGGTGGAGACGGCCACCGGCTCGCTCGGCCAGGGCCTGCCGGTCGGCGTCGGCATCGCGCTCGCCGGGAAGCGGCTGGACCGCACCGGCTACCGGGTGTGGGTGCTGTGCGGCGACAGCGAGCTGGCGGAGGGCTCGGTGTGGGAGGCCGCCGAACACGCGGGCCACGAGAACCTGGACAACCTCGTCGTCATCGTGGACGTCAACCGGCTCGGCCAGCGCGGCCCCACCCGGCACGGCCACGACCTGGACGCCTACGCCCGCCGCTTCCAGGCCTTCGGCTGGCACACCATCGAGATCGACGGGCACGACATCGACAAGATCGACCGGGCCTACGGGGAGGCGCTGTCCACCGCCGGGCAGCCCACCGCGATCCTCGCCCGCACCCTCAAGGGCAAGGGCGTCGCCGCCGTGGAGGACCGCGAGGGACTGCACGGCAAGCCGCTGCCCGAGGCCGAGGAGGCCATCGCCGAACTCGGCGGGCAGCGCGACCTGCGGGTCCGGGTGAGCGAACCGCAGGTCGCCGCCGCGCTGCGCTCCCTCACCACCGAGGCGGTCCGGCTGCCGCACTACGAGGTGGGCGAGGAGGCCGCCACCCGGGACGCCTTCGGCAAGGCCCTGGCCGCGCTCGGCACCGCGCGCGGCGACATCGTCGCCCTGGACGGCGAGGTCGGCGACTCCACCCGCACCGAGGAGTTCGCCAAGGAACACCCCGACCGCTACTTCGAGTGCTACATCGCCGAGCAGCAGCTCGTCGCCAGCGCGGTCGGCATGGCCACGCGCGGCTGGGTGCCGTACGCCGCCACGTTCGCCGCGTTCCTGACCCGCGCCCACGACTTCGTGCGCATGGCGTCCATCAGCGGCTCCGGGATCAACCTGGTCGGCTCGCACGCCGGTGTCGCCATCGGCCAGGACGGGCCCTCGCAGATGGGCCTGGAGGACCTGGCGATGTTCCGGTCCGTGTACGGCTCCACGGTGCTCTACCCGTGCGACGCCAACCAGACGGCCCGGCTGGTCGCGGCCATGGCCGGGCTGGACGGCATCCGCTATCTGCGCACCTCCCGCGGCAAGACACCGGTGATCTACGGCCCGGACGAGGAGTTCCCGGTCGGCGGCAGCAAGACGCTGCGGTCGAGTGACGCCGACCGGCTGACGATTGTCGCGGCCGGGGTGACCGTGCCCGAGGCGCTGACGGCCGCCGACCGGCTCGCCGAGGAGGGCATCGCGGTGCGGGTCGTCGACCTGTACTCGGTCAAGCCCGTCGACGCCGCCACCCTGCGCCGGGCCGCCGAGGAGACCGGCTGCCTGCTCACGGTGGAGGACCACCACCCGGAGGGCGGTATCGGGGACGCCGTCGCGGAGGTGTTCGGCGACGGCCGGCCGTGCCCGCGGCTGGTCCGGCTGGCGGTGCGCACCATGCCGGGCTCGGCCGCCCCGGACGAGCAGCTGCACGCGGCCGGCATCGACTCCGCGGGCATCGCGGCGGCGGCCCGGCTGCTGGTCGAGGAGGCGGTCGTGCGATGA
- a CDS encoding gas vesicle structural protein GvpA, whose product MTVLPAQQPGGGGGTSGLYDVLELVLDRGLVIDAFVRVSLVGIEILKIDVRVVVASVDTYLRFAEACNRLDLEAGPHKSPGLPDIVGEITESGARGKSKGALSGAAQTVADAFKQAREEGEREPRQGARRTTARRREEEE is encoded by the coding sequence ATGACCGTTCTCCCGGCACAGCAGCCCGGCGGCGGAGGCGGCACGAGTGGCCTCTACGACGTCCTGGAGCTCGTACTCGACCGGGGACTCGTCATCGACGCGTTCGTGCGGGTCTCCCTGGTCGGCATCGAGATCCTGAAGATCGACGTCCGGGTCGTCGTGGCCAGCGTCGACACCTACCTGCGCTTCGCCGAGGCGTGCAACCGCCTCGACCTGGAGGCGGGCCCGCACAAGAGCCCCGGACTGCCCGACATCGTCGGTGAGATCACCGAGAGCGGCGCCCGCGGCAAGTCCAAGGGCGCGCTGTCCGGCGCGGCGCAGACGGTGGCCGACGCCTTCAAGCAGGCCCGTGAGGAGGGCGAGCGCGAGCCGAGGCAGGGCGCCCGCAGGACCACGGCCCGTCGTAGGGAGGAAGAGGAGTGA
- a CDS encoding histidine phosphatase family protein encodes MRLLLVRHGQIPSNVDGLLDTAVPGPGLTPLGRAQAAALPGALAEEDIDALYASTLVRAQQTAAPLAAARGLEVRVRDGIRELSAGDLELLPGHTPEGRRYMRTAFAWASGDTALRMPGGESGAQALGRYDAVVAEAAASGARTVAMISHGAAIRVWTAARAANVDATFAAARPLENTGVIILEGTPADGWKVLSWEGAAVTPADEGGPTGEAVETTG; translated from the coding sequence ATGCGGCTGCTGCTCGTCCGGCACGGCCAGATTCCGTCCAACGTGGACGGCCTGCTCGACACCGCCGTGCCCGGCCCGGGGCTGACCCCGCTCGGCCGGGCGCAGGCCGCCGCGCTGCCCGGGGCGCTCGCCGAGGAGGACATCGACGCCCTGTACGCCTCCACGCTGGTCCGCGCCCAGCAGACCGCCGCCCCGCTGGCCGCCGCCCGCGGCCTGGAGGTGCGCGTACGGGACGGCATCCGCGAGCTGTCCGCCGGCGATCTGGAACTGCTGCCCGGGCACACCCCCGAGGGCCGGCGGTACATGCGCACCGCGTTCGCGTGGGCGTCCGGGGACACCGCGCTGCGGATGCCCGGCGGGGAGAGCGGCGCCCAGGCACTGGGCCGGTACGACGCCGTGGTGGCCGAGGCCGCCGCGAGCGGGGCCCGGACGGTCGCCATGATCAGCCACGGCGCCGCGATCCGGGTCTGGACCGCCGCCCGCGCCGCCAACGTCGACGCGACCTTCGCCGCGGCCCGCCCCCTGGAGAACACCGGAGTGATCATCCTGGAGGGCACCCCGGCCGACGGCTGGAAGGTCCTCTCCTGGGAGGGCGCCGCGGTGACACCGGCCGACGAGGGCGGCCCGACGGGGGAGGCCGTGGAGACGACGGGATAG
- a CDS encoding bifunctional phosphatase PAP2/diacylglycerol kinase family protein: protein MSPDLDLTAPASAAARARLRTLLDLDGRLFETAAAWHWPGAERVLPRLSRAANHGVLWFASAAALAASRTPRSRRAAARGLASLGLASLTINTLGKRSVRRARPELDPVPLVRRLTRQPITTSFPSGHAASAAAFATGVALESPAWGAAMAPVAFSVAMSRVYTGVHFPSDVLAGAALGAGAAFLVRRLVPPRAQAGLPARSRVEVPALPEGEGLVLVANRASGTADRVGALHDALPMAEVLQCAPEDVEAELEKAAARARVLGVCGGDGTVNAAARVALRHGLPLAVLPGGTLNHFAADLGVADECLLARAVRRGEAVRVDAGRFTAGDREGLFLNTLSLGVYPELVRVRDRWSHRIGGWPAGVLGALRVLRAGEHPLEVEVGGEPRPLWLLFVGNGVYHRMGLSPGRRNDLADGLLDVRVVHGGRRPALRLLAAAVAGPLTRSPAHSAVQVNRLRLTGVAPGTPLAYDGEVTSVSGEVTLEKLPEALTVYRPLDITA, encoded by the coding sequence ATGAGCCCTGACCTGGACCTGACCGCCCCCGCGTCGGCCGCCGCCCGCGCCCGGCTGCGCACGCTGCTCGACCTCGACGGGCGGCTGTTCGAGACCGCCGCCGCCTGGCACTGGCCCGGCGCCGAGCGGGTGCTGCCCCGGCTGAGCCGGGCCGCGAACCACGGCGTGCTGTGGTTCGCGTCGGCCGCCGCCCTGGCCGCGAGCCGCACGCCACGCTCCCGCCGGGCGGCGGCCCGGGGCCTGGCCTCGCTCGGCCTGGCCTCGCTGACGATCAACACGCTCGGCAAGCGCTCGGTGCGCCGGGCCCGGCCGGAGCTGGACCCGGTGCCGCTGGTGCGGCGGCTGACGCGGCAGCCGATCACCACGTCCTTCCCGTCCGGACACGCGGCCTCGGCGGCGGCCTTCGCCACCGGGGTGGCGCTGGAGTCGCCGGCGTGGGGCGCGGCGATGGCGCCGGTGGCGTTCTCGGTGGCGATGTCGAGGGTCTACACCGGAGTGCACTTCCCGAGCGACGTGCTGGCCGGGGCGGCGCTCGGGGCGGGCGCCGCCTTCCTGGTACGGCGGCTGGTACCGCCGCGCGCCCAGGCGGGGCTGCCCGCCCGGTCCCGCGTCGAGGTGCCCGCGCTGCCCGAGGGCGAGGGGCTGGTGCTGGTCGCCAACCGGGCCTCGGGGACGGCGGACCGGGTCGGGGCGCTGCACGACGCGCTGCCCATGGCGGAGGTCCTCCAGTGCGCGCCGGAGGACGTCGAGGCCGAGCTGGAGAAGGCGGCGGCGCGGGCCCGGGTGCTCGGGGTCTGCGGCGGCGACGGCACAGTGAACGCGGCGGCCCGGGTGGCGCTCAGGCACGGGCTGCCGCTCGCGGTGCTGCCGGGCGGCACCCTCAACCACTTCGCCGCCGATCTGGGCGTGGCGGACGAGTGTCTGCTGGCCCGCGCGGTCCGGCGCGGGGAGGCGGTCCGGGTGGACGCGGGCCGGTTCACCGCCGGGGACCGGGAGGGCCTGTTCCTGAACACGCTCAGCCTCGGTGTGTACCCGGAGCTGGTGCGGGTCAGGGACCGCTGGTCGCACCGGATCGGCGGCTGGCCGGCCGGGGTGCTGGGCGCGCTGCGCGTGCTGCGGGCCGGCGAGCATCCCCTGGAGGTGGAGGTGGGCGGTGAACCGCGGCCCCTGTGGCTGCTGTTCGTCGGCAACGGGGTCTACCACCGCATGGGGCTCTCGCCGGGCCGCCGGAACGATCTGGCGGACGGGCTGCTGGACGTGCGGGTGGTGCACGGGGGCCGCAGGCCCGCGCTGCGGCTGCTCGCGGCGGCCGTGGCGGGACCGCTGACCCGGTCGCCGGCGCACTCGGCGGTGCAGGTGAACCGGCTGCGGCTGACCGGTGTCGCCCCGGGCACCCCGCTCGCCTACGACGGCGAGGTCACGTCGGTGTCGGGCGAGGTGACGCTGGAGAAGCTGCCGGAGGCGCTGACGGTCTACCGCCCGCTGGACATCACCGCCTGA
- a CDS encoding gas vesicle protein, translated as MTTPSRLPEPYGQASGANLADILERVLDKGVVIAGDIRINLLDIELLTIKLRLIVASVDKAKEMGIDWWESDPALSSRARRDELARENAELRERLARLEELEPGRAPKEAP; from the coding sequence ATGACGACACCGAGCCGCCTGCCCGAGCCGTACGGACAGGCATCGGGGGCCAACCTCGCCGACATCCTCGAACGGGTGCTCGACAAGGGTGTCGTCATCGCGGGCGATATCAGGATCAACCTGCTCGACATCGAACTGCTCACCATCAAGCTGCGGCTGATCGTCGCTTCGGTGGACAAGGCCAAGGAGATGGGGATCGACTGGTGGGAGAGCGATCCCGCCCTGTCCTCCCGGGCCCGCCGGGACGAGCTGGCCCGGGAGAACGCCGAGCTGCGTGAACGTCTCGCCCGGCTGGAGGAACTGGAGCCGGGCCGCGCCCCGAAGGAGGCCCCATGA
- a CDS encoding GvpL/GvpF family gas vesicle protein translates to MTGLRYVYAVCRPLGAPLQAELTGVAGAPPGLLHHHGLVAVVSTVPEADFGEEALKAHLEDLDWLAATARAHQGVVDALTTVTTPLPLRLATVFRDDSAVRVMIEAREDHFRALLDRLDGRVEWGVKVYAEEAAAEPAGAAAASSAKPVSGRDYLRRRRERGQAKEETWQRAERFAHGLHERLSARAEDFRLHPPQNSALSRAAGLNVLNAAYLVPRAHSEEFVELVDRTKDEEPGFRVELTGPWAAYSFTGDTGDTGGTGDTGSAGDTAGAADAGEGVS, encoded by the coding sequence ATGACCGGACTGCGGTACGTGTACGCCGTGTGCCGCCCCCTCGGGGCGCCGTTGCAGGCCGAGCTGACGGGCGTCGCGGGCGCCCCGCCCGGCCTGCTCCACCACCACGGGCTGGTCGCCGTGGTCAGTACGGTCCCGGAGGCCGACTTCGGCGAGGAGGCGCTGAAGGCCCACCTGGAGGACCTGGACTGGCTCGCCGCGACCGCCCGCGCCCACCAGGGCGTGGTCGACGCGCTCACCACGGTCACCACCCCGCTGCCGCTGCGGCTCGCCACCGTCTTCCGTGACGACAGCGCCGTACGCGTCATGATCGAGGCCCGTGAGGACCACTTCCGGGCCCTGCTCGACCGGCTCGACGGCCGGGTGGAGTGGGGCGTGAAGGTGTACGCCGAGGAGGCGGCCGCCGAACCGGCCGGAGCGGCGGCCGCCTCCTCGGCGAAGCCGGTAAGCGGCCGGGACTATCTGCGCCGGCGCCGCGAGCGCGGCCAGGCGAAGGAGGAGACCTGGCAGCGGGCGGAGCGGTTCGCCCACGGGCTGCACGAGCGACTTTCGGCACGCGCCGAGGACTTCCGGCTGCACCCTCCGCAGAATTCCGCGCTCTCGCGGGCGGCGGGGCTGAATGTGCTCAACGCGGCCTACCTGGTGCCCCGGGCCCATTCCGAGGAATTCGTGGAATTGGTGGACCGGACGAAGGACGAGGAGCCCGGATTCCGGGTGGAACTGACCGGCCCGTGGGCCGCTTATTCATTCACGGGAGATACCGGGGACACCGGGGGCACCGGGGACACCGGGAGTGCCGGAGACACCGCGGGCGCCGCGGACGCGGGGGAGGGAGTGTCGTGA
- a CDS encoding gas vesicle protein, whose amino-acid sequence MSNTHSTSQSQPSRNDRKQTHDEQAHGETDHRRPTPMQVLRSAREQLSELTGLVPEAVTSFEQTADGWSLEVEVVEIDRVPDTMSVMASYQVDVNPDGELEGYRRVRRYERGRVDSRRSGGG is encoded by the coding sequence ATGTCGAACACACACAGCACATCGCAGTCACAGCCTTCACGGAATGACCGGAAACAGACACACGACGAACAAGCACACGGCGAGACGGACCACCGGCGGCCGACCCCCATGCAGGTGCTGCGCTCGGCGCGCGAGCAGCTCAGCGAACTCACCGGACTCGTTCCCGAGGCGGTGACCTCCTTCGAGCAGACCGCGGACGGCTGGTCGCTGGAGGTGGAGGTGGTCGAGATCGACCGGGTGCCGGACACCATGAGCGTCATGGCGAGCTACCAGGTGGATGTGAACCCGGACGGAGAGCTCGAGGGCTACCGGCGCGTCCGCCGTTACGAGCGCGGGCGGGTCGACTCCCGCCGCTCCGGCGGTGGCTAG
- a CDS encoding gas vesicle protein produces MTVVERREIALVDLLDRLLAGGVVITGDITLRIADVDLVRIDLNALISSVNAAVPSPFEPRLLPAQPSEEAL; encoded by the coding sequence GTGACCGTTGTCGAACGGCGCGAGATCGCGCTCGTCGACCTGCTCGACCGGCTGCTGGCCGGCGGAGTCGTGATCACCGGGGACATCACCCTGCGGATCGCGGACGTCGACCTGGTCCGCATCGACCTGAACGCGCTGATCAGCTCCGTCAACGCGGCGGTGCCCTCGCCCTTCGAGCCCCGGCTCCTGCCCGCCCAGCCGTCCGAGGAGGCCCTGTGA
- a CDS encoding gas vesicle protein K gives MTPRNRLDLEPDTVERDLVKLVLTVVELLRQLMERQAVRRFDTGELTEEQEERIGLTLMLLEDRMAELRDRYGLRPEDLNLDLGPLGPLLPRD, from the coding sequence GTGACCCCGCGCAACCGGCTCGACCTGGAACCCGACACGGTCGAGCGCGACCTGGTGAAACTCGTGCTGACCGTGGTGGAACTGCTGCGCCAGCTCATGGAGCGGCAGGCGGTGCGCCGCTTCGACACCGGCGAGCTGACCGAGGAGCAGGAGGAGCGGATCGGGCTCACCCTGATGCTCCTGGAGGATCGCATGGCCGAACTGCGCGACCGCTACGGACTGCGGCCCGAGGACCTGAACCTGGACCTCGGGCCGCTCGGACCGCTGCTGCCCCGCGACTAG